A window of the Salvelinus fontinalis isolate EN_2023a chromosome 26, ASM2944872v1, whole genome shotgun sequence genome harbors these coding sequences:
- the LOC129823864 gene encoding regulator of nonsense transcripts 1-like isoform X2 yields MSVEAYGPSSQTLTFLDTEEAELLGADTQGSEYEFTDFTLPSQTQTGQTQSQLENQVNGPDGVLQNGDDPVVKASQLLAELNFEEDEEDSYYTKDLPVHACSYCGIHDPACVVYCNTSKKWFCNGRGNTSGSHIVNHLVRAKSKEVTLHKDGPLGETVLECYNCGCRNVFLLGFIPAKADSVVVLLCRQPCASQSSLKDINWDSSQWQPLIQDRCFLSWLVKIPSEQEQLRARQITAQQINKLEELWKENPTATLEDLEKPGVDEEPQHVLLRYEDAYQYQNIFGPLVKLEADYDKKLKESQTQDNITVRWDLGLNKKRIAYFSLPKTDSDMRLMQGDEICLRYKGDLAPLWKGIGHVIKVPDNYGDEIAIELRSSAGAPVEVPHNFQVDFVWKSTSFDRMQSALKTFAVDETSVSGYIYHKLLGHEVEDVVIKCQLPKRFTAQGLPDLNHSQVYAVKTVLQRPLSLIQGPPGTGKTVTSATVVYHLARQGNGPVLVCAPSNIAVDQLTEKIHMSGLKVVRLSAKSREAIDSPVSFLALHNQIRNMDSIPELQKLQQLKDETGELSSSDEKRYRALKRTAERELLMNADVICCTCVGAGDPRLAKMQFRSILIDESTQATEPECMVPVILGAKQLILVGDHCQLGPVVMCKKAAKAGLSQSLFERLVVLGIRPIRLQVQYRMHPALSAFPSNIFYEGSLQNGVTAADRIKKGFDFQWPQPDKPMFFYVTLGQEEIASSGTSYLNRTEASNVEKITTRLLKAGAKPDQIGIITPYEGQRSYLVQYMQFSGSLHTKLYQEVEIASVDAFQGREKDFIILSCVRANEHQGIGFLNDPRRLNVALTRARYGVIIVGNPKALSKQPLWNHLLNYYKEQKVLVEGPLNNLRESLMQFSKPRKLVNAVNPGGRFMSTAMYDAREALIPGSVYDRSSTGRSSNMYFQTHDQIGMIGPGPMASMNIPFNLVMPPMPPPGYLGQVHCPPAGRGGGMKGKAGGGGARGGRQRSRGMGNHGGGSGQHGLMSGSQASQDLGSQPFSQGPLTQGYITMSQPSQMSQPGLSQPELSQDSYLGDEFKSQIDVALSQDSTYQGERAYQHGVTGLSQY; encoded by the exons ATGAGTGTTGAGGCGTACGGGCCGAGCTCGCAGACTCTCACGTTCCTGGACACTGAGGAAGCGGAGTTGCTTGGAGCAGATACCCAGGGTTCGGAGTATGAGTTCACGGATTTTACCCTGCCGAGCCAGACTCAAACAGGCCAAACGCAGAGTCAGTTGGAAAATCAG GTGAATGGGCCTGATGGAGTTCTGCAGAATGGGGATGACCCTGTTGTGAAAGCAAGTCAACTTCTTGCAGAGTTGAACTTTGAAGAAGACGAGGAAGACAGCTATTATACTAAAGACCTCCCAGTCCATGCATGCAG TTACTGTGGCATTCATGATCCTGCGTGCGTGGTGTATTGCAACACCAGCAAGAAGTGGTTTTGCAATGGACGTGGCAATACATCTGGCAG CCACATTGTGAACCACCTGGTCAGAGCCAAGTCCAAGGAGGTGACTCTGCACAAGGATGGTCCTTTGGGGGAGACTGTGCTGGAGTGCTACAACTGTGGCTGTCGCAACGTCTTCCTCCTGGGGTTCATCCCTGCCAAGGCAGACTCTGTGGTGGTACTGCTTTGCAG GCAGCCATGTGCCAGTCAGAGCAGTCTGAAAGACATCAACTGGGACAGCTCCCAGTGGCAGCCGCTGATCCAGGACCGCTGCTTCCTGTCCTGGCTGGTTAAGATCCCCTCTGAGCAGGAGCAGCTCCGGGCCCGCCAGATCACTGCGCAGCAGATAAACAAGCTTGAGGAGCTCTGGAAG GAAAACCCCACAGCCACTCTGGAGGACCTGGAGAAGCCCGGCGTGGACGAGGAGCCTCAGCACGTGTTGCTGCGCTACGAGGATGCCTACCAGTACCAGAACATCTTTGGCCCCCTGGTCAAACTGGAGGCTGACTACGATAAGAAACTCAAAGAGTCCCAG ACCCAAGACAATATTACTGTCAGGTGGGACTTGGGACTCAATAAAAAGCGGATTGCTTATTTCAGCCTTCCCAAGACGGACTCAG ACATGCGCCTGATGCAAGGAGATGAGATTTGCCTGAGGTACAAGGGAGACCTTGCCCCACTCTGGAAAGGCATTGGACATGTCATCAAAGTCCCAGACA ACTATGGCGATGAGATAGCCATTGAGCTGAGGAGCAGTGCTGGGGCTCCCGTGGAAGTACCACACAACTTCCAGGTTGACTTTGTGTGGAAGTCCACCTCCTTTGACCG GATGCAGAGTGCCCTGAAGACCTTTGCCGTGGACGAGACGTCTGTGTCCGGGTACATCTACCATAAGCTGCTGGGTCACGAGGTGGAGGATGTGGTCATCAAGTGTCAGCTGCCCAAACGCTTCACCGCCCAGGGCCTGCCTGACCTCAACCACTCACAG GTATATGCTGTGAAGACTGTGCTGCAGCGTCCTCTCAGTCTCATCCAGGGGCCCCCTGGCACAGGGAAAACGGTCACCTCTGCCACTGTAGTGTACCACCTGGCCAGACAGGGCAACGG gcctGTGCTGGTGTGTGCTCCCAGTAACATTGCGGTGGACCAGCTGACTGAGAAGATCCATATGTCAGGTCTGAAGGTGGTGAGGCTGTCTGCCAAGAGCAGAGAGGCCATCGACTCCCCTGTGTCCTTCCTGGCTCTGCACAACCAGATCCGCAACATGGACAG TATACCAGAGCTTCAGAAGCTCCAGCAGCTGAAGGACGAGACTGGGGAGCTGTCCTCGTCGGATGAGAAGCGCTACAGGGCCCTGAAGCGCACCGCCGAGAGGGAACTACTTATG AATGCTGATGTGATCTGCTGTACCTGTGTGGGGGCAGGAGACCCTCGCCTGGCCAAGATGCAGTTCCGCTCCATCCTCATTGATGAGAGCACCCAGGCCACTGAGCCAGAGTGTATGGTGCCTGTCATACTGGGGGCCAAGCAG ctGATCCTGGTGGGAGACCACTGCCAGCTGGGTCCAGTAGTGATGTGTAAGAAGGCCGCCAAGGCGGGCCTGTCCCAGTCCCTGTTTGAGCGTCTGGTGGTGCTGGGCATCAGGCCCATCCGTCTGCAGGTGCAGTACCGTATGCACCCGGCCCTCAGCGCTTTCCCCTCCAACATCTTCTACGAGGGCTCCCTGCAGAACGGAGTCACCGCAG CTGACCGCATCAAGAAAGGCTTTGACTTCCAGTGGCCACAACCAGACAAGCCCATGTTCTTCTATGTGACCCTGGGCCAGGAAGAAATTGCAAGCTCTGGAACCTCCTATCTTAACAG AACTGAGGCTTCCAACGTGGAGAAGATCACCACCAGGCTGCTCAAGGCCGGGGCCAAGCCTGACCAGATAGGCATCATCACCCCCTACGAGGGCCAGAGGTCCTACCTGGTGCAGTACATGCAGTTTAGCGGCTCCCTCCACACCAAGCTCTACCAG GAGGTGGAGATAGCCAGCGTTGATGCGTTCCAGGGCAGAGAAAAGGACTTCATCATCCTGTCCTGTGTCAGAGCCAACGAGCACCAGGGCATTGGCTTCCTCAACGACCCACGCCGTCTCAACGTGGCTCTCACCAGGGCCAG GTATGGGGTTATCATCGTGGGCAACCCCAAGGCCCTGTCCAAGCAGCCTCTGTGGAACCACCTGCTCAACTACTACAAGGAGCAGAAGGTTCTGGTGGAGGGACCCCTCAACAACCTGAGGGAGAGCCTCATGCAGTTCAGCAAGCCCCGCAAGCTGGTCAACGCCGTCAACCCT GGGGGACGTTTCATGAGCACAGCCATGTATGATGCAAGGGAGGCTCTTATTCCTGGATCTGTGTATGACCGCAGCAGCACTG gACGTTCATCCAACATGTACTTCCAGACCCACGACCAGATCGGCATGATTGGCCCGGGCCCCATGGCCTCCATGAACATCCCCTTCAACCTGGTCATGCCCCCCATGCCGCCGCCAGGCTACCTGGGCCAGGTCCACTGCCCCCCAGCAGGCCGTGGTGGAGGTATGAAGGGTAAGGCGGGCGGCGGAGGGGCGCGAGGTGGGCGCCAGAGGAGCCGTGGCATGGGGAACCACGGCGGAGGCAGCGGGCAGCACGGCCTCATGAGTGGCAGCCAGGCCAGCCAGGACCTGGGCTCCCAGCCCTTCTCCCAGGGACCCCTCACCCAGGGCTACATCACCATGAGCCAGCCCTCCCAGATGAGCCAGCCTGGCCTCTCCCAGCCTGAACTCTCTCAG GACAGCTACCTTGGCGATGAGTTCAAGTCCCAGATTGACGTGGCCCTCTCCCAAGACTCCACCTACCAAGGGGAAAGAGCCTATCAACATGGTGTGACTGGACTGTCCCAGTACTAG
- the LOC129823864 gene encoding regulator of nonsense transcripts 1-like isoform X1, producing the protein MSVEAYGPSSQTLTFLDTEEAELLGADTQGSEYEFTDFTLPSQTQTGQTQSQLENQVNGPDGVLQNGDDPVVKASQLLAELNFEEDEEDSYYTKDLPVHACSYCGIHDPACVVYCNTSKKWFCNGRGNTSGSHIVNHLVRAKSKEVTLHKDGPLGETVLECYNCGCRNVFLLGFIPAKADSVVVLLCRQPCASQSSLKDINWDSSQWQPLIQDRCFLSWLVKIPSEQEQLRARQITAQQINKLEELWKENPTATLEDLEKPGVDEEPQHVLLRYEDAYQYQNIFGPLVKLEADYDKKLKESQTQDNITVRWDLGLNKKRIAYFSLPKTDSGDMRLMQGDEICLRYKGDLAPLWKGIGHVIKVPDNYGDEIAIELRSSAGAPVEVPHNFQVDFVWKSTSFDRMQSALKTFAVDETSVSGYIYHKLLGHEVEDVVIKCQLPKRFTAQGLPDLNHSQVYAVKTVLQRPLSLIQGPPGTGKTVTSATVVYHLARQGNGPVLVCAPSNIAVDQLTEKIHMSGLKVVRLSAKSREAIDSPVSFLALHNQIRNMDSIPELQKLQQLKDETGELSSSDEKRYRALKRTAERELLMNADVICCTCVGAGDPRLAKMQFRSILIDESTQATEPECMVPVILGAKQLILVGDHCQLGPVVMCKKAAKAGLSQSLFERLVVLGIRPIRLQVQYRMHPALSAFPSNIFYEGSLQNGVTAADRIKKGFDFQWPQPDKPMFFYVTLGQEEIASSGTSYLNRTEASNVEKITTRLLKAGAKPDQIGIITPYEGQRSYLVQYMQFSGSLHTKLYQEVEIASVDAFQGREKDFIILSCVRANEHQGIGFLNDPRRLNVALTRARYGVIIVGNPKALSKQPLWNHLLNYYKEQKVLVEGPLNNLRESLMQFSKPRKLVNAVNPGGRFMSTAMYDAREALIPGSVYDRSSTGRSSNMYFQTHDQIGMIGPGPMASMNIPFNLVMPPMPPPGYLGQVHCPPAGRGGGMKGKAGGGGARGGRQRSRGMGNHGGGSGQHGLMSGSQASQDLGSQPFSQGPLTQGYITMSQPSQMSQPGLSQPELSQDSYLGDEFKSQIDVALSQDSTYQGERAYQHGVTGLSQY; encoded by the exons ATGAGTGTTGAGGCGTACGGGCCGAGCTCGCAGACTCTCACGTTCCTGGACACTGAGGAAGCGGAGTTGCTTGGAGCAGATACCCAGGGTTCGGAGTATGAGTTCACGGATTTTACCCTGCCGAGCCAGACTCAAACAGGCCAAACGCAGAGTCAGTTGGAAAATCAG GTGAATGGGCCTGATGGAGTTCTGCAGAATGGGGATGACCCTGTTGTGAAAGCAAGTCAACTTCTTGCAGAGTTGAACTTTGAAGAAGACGAGGAAGACAGCTATTATACTAAAGACCTCCCAGTCCATGCATGCAG TTACTGTGGCATTCATGATCCTGCGTGCGTGGTGTATTGCAACACCAGCAAGAAGTGGTTTTGCAATGGACGTGGCAATACATCTGGCAG CCACATTGTGAACCACCTGGTCAGAGCCAAGTCCAAGGAGGTGACTCTGCACAAGGATGGTCCTTTGGGGGAGACTGTGCTGGAGTGCTACAACTGTGGCTGTCGCAACGTCTTCCTCCTGGGGTTCATCCCTGCCAAGGCAGACTCTGTGGTGGTACTGCTTTGCAG GCAGCCATGTGCCAGTCAGAGCAGTCTGAAAGACATCAACTGGGACAGCTCCCAGTGGCAGCCGCTGATCCAGGACCGCTGCTTCCTGTCCTGGCTGGTTAAGATCCCCTCTGAGCAGGAGCAGCTCCGGGCCCGCCAGATCACTGCGCAGCAGATAAACAAGCTTGAGGAGCTCTGGAAG GAAAACCCCACAGCCACTCTGGAGGACCTGGAGAAGCCCGGCGTGGACGAGGAGCCTCAGCACGTGTTGCTGCGCTACGAGGATGCCTACCAGTACCAGAACATCTTTGGCCCCCTGGTCAAACTGGAGGCTGACTACGATAAGAAACTCAAAGAGTCCCAG ACCCAAGACAATATTACTGTCAGGTGGGACTTGGGACTCAATAAAAAGCGGATTGCTTATTTCAGCCTTCCCAAGACGGACTCAGGTG ACATGCGCCTGATGCAAGGAGATGAGATTTGCCTGAGGTACAAGGGAGACCTTGCCCCACTCTGGAAAGGCATTGGACATGTCATCAAAGTCCCAGACA ACTATGGCGATGAGATAGCCATTGAGCTGAGGAGCAGTGCTGGGGCTCCCGTGGAAGTACCACACAACTTCCAGGTTGACTTTGTGTGGAAGTCCACCTCCTTTGACCG GATGCAGAGTGCCCTGAAGACCTTTGCCGTGGACGAGACGTCTGTGTCCGGGTACATCTACCATAAGCTGCTGGGTCACGAGGTGGAGGATGTGGTCATCAAGTGTCAGCTGCCCAAACGCTTCACCGCCCAGGGCCTGCCTGACCTCAACCACTCACAG GTATATGCTGTGAAGACTGTGCTGCAGCGTCCTCTCAGTCTCATCCAGGGGCCCCCTGGCACAGGGAAAACGGTCACCTCTGCCACTGTAGTGTACCACCTGGCCAGACAGGGCAACGG gcctGTGCTGGTGTGTGCTCCCAGTAACATTGCGGTGGACCAGCTGACTGAGAAGATCCATATGTCAGGTCTGAAGGTGGTGAGGCTGTCTGCCAAGAGCAGAGAGGCCATCGACTCCCCTGTGTCCTTCCTGGCTCTGCACAACCAGATCCGCAACATGGACAG TATACCAGAGCTTCAGAAGCTCCAGCAGCTGAAGGACGAGACTGGGGAGCTGTCCTCGTCGGATGAGAAGCGCTACAGGGCCCTGAAGCGCACCGCCGAGAGGGAACTACTTATG AATGCTGATGTGATCTGCTGTACCTGTGTGGGGGCAGGAGACCCTCGCCTGGCCAAGATGCAGTTCCGCTCCATCCTCATTGATGAGAGCACCCAGGCCACTGAGCCAGAGTGTATGGTGCCTGTCATACTGGGGGCCAAGCAG ctGATCCTGGTGGGAGACCACTGCCAGCTGGGTCCAGTAGTGATGTGTAAGAAGGCCGCCAAGGCGGGCCTGTCCCAGTCCCTGTTTGAGCGTCTGGTGGTGCTGGGCATCAGGCCCATCCGTCTGCAGGTGCAGTACCGTATGCACCCGGCCCTCAGCGCTTTCCCCTCCAACATCTTCTACGAGGGCTCCCTGCAGAACGGAGTCACCGCAG CTGACCGCATCAAGAAAGGCTTTGACTTCCAGTGGCCACAACCAGACAAGCCCATGTTCTTCTATGTGACCCTGGGCCAGGAAGAAATTGCAAGCTCTGGAACCTCCTATCTTAACAG AACTGAGGCTTCCAACGTGGAGAAGATCACCACCAGGCTGCTCAAGGCCGGGGCCAAGCCTGACCAGATAGGCATCATCACCCCCTACGAGGGCCAGAGGTCCTACCTGGTGCAGTACATGCAGTTTAGCGGCTCCCTCCACACCAAGCTCTACCAG GAGGTGGAGATAGCCAGCGTTGATGCGTTCCAGGGCAGAGAAAAGGACTTCATCATCCTGTCCTGTGTCAGAGCCAACGAGCACCAGGGCATTGGCTTCCTCAACGACCCACGCCGTCTCAACGTGGCTCTCACCAGGGCCAG GTATGGGGTTATCATCGTGGGCAACCCCAAGGCCCTGTCCAAGCAGCCTCTGTGGAACCACCTGCTCAACTACTACAAGGAGCAGAAGGTTCTGGTGGAGGGACCCCTCAACAACCTGAGGGAGAGCCTCATGCAGTTCAGCAAGCCCCGCAAGCTGGTCAACGCCGTCAACCCT GGGGGACGTTTCATGAGCACAGCCATGTATGATGCAAGGGAGGCTCTTATTCCTGGATCTGTGTATGACCGCAGCAGCACTG gACGTTCATCCAACATGTACTTCCAGACCCACGACCAGATCGGCATGATTGGCCCGGGCCCCATGGCCTCCATGAACATCCCCTTCAACCTGGTCATGCCCCCCATGCCGCCGCCAGGCTACCTGGGCCAGGTCCACTGCCCCCCAGCAGGCCGTGGTGGAGGTATGAAGGGTAAGGCGGGCGGCGGAGGGGCGCGAGGTGGGCGCCAGAGGAGCCGTGGCATGGGGAACCACGGCGGAGGCAGCGGGCAGCACGGCCTCATGAGTGGCAGCCAGGCCAGCCAGGACCTGGGCTCCCAGCCCTTCTCCCAGGGACCCCTCACCCAGGGCTACATCACCATGAGCCAGCCCTCCCAGATGAGCCAGCCTGGCCTCTCCCAGCCTGAACTCTCTCAG GACAGCTACCTTGGCGATGAGTTCAAGTCCCAGATTGACGTGGCCCTCTCCCAAGACTCCACCTACCAAGGGGAAAGAGCCTATCAACATGGTGTGACTGGACTGTCCCAGTACTAG